cagtacAAAAAGCACATTCCTgcataattctgggttggttcttaaggtaacctcgtccaaatcgcctactgaacaaaatcttccggctagacagagtgatatatctgtgctccagacacaagtcaaAACCCTAATGGAGGTCATTTCTGAAACAACAATAGTGGTTGGCAACTGTCATCAAGATATAAATGGTTTTGTAACCACACTATCACacatttgcttcgttgttcaagagcaatggcggaaaaaaggggaAGATCATGTTGCTCTAGTAGATTCTACAGCCTAAAACACTAGCACCTAgctcaaatgatctgtgcttatatacatctgatggtgcatTTGTCTGCAAAGACTGTAATATTTTATGCCAAcatgccttttgttgtatggctataatttattttgttgtgatacaataTTTATCATGCTGCCAAAGGCTGTAGAAATTATGAAgatatttttgtatagtgtagatttattcttagtaatgtattcggcatCATCGTTCTCCTTTTGGCCGAAAGCATCGTACGAGCCCAACGGGCCAACATTCCTCcgttgggctaaaaacgattatcgGTCGTAATCGGCATGTAGCCCACGGAAAATATCTGGGCCCAAATTAGCATTAGCTTTTCTTATTTTTGCTAGGCTCGTGGCCATAGTGGGTCGTTAACAGGTCTAAACATAATATGGGCCCTTAGTAACAACAGGCAATTAACATGTGTAAATATCTCATGGGCCTAATTTGGCCCATAAATAACAAGGGCCTTTAACAGGTCGAAGGTCAGAACGGGCCTTAATTGGGCTAGAATATATCCAGGGCTTTTAGTGGGCCGAAAGATGTTTTGGCTGAAaatgtgccaaataacccactggtcattagcaggccgaaatgtatCTTAGCTCATGGTGGCCCATTACAATGCGgatcgttaacaggccgaaagtcagtCGGGTCGTAATTGCGCCAAcctactacacgggcctttaCCAGGCCGGAAGTGTGGGCGGGCTTGATTTGTCGGGACCTATATGGGTCGTTAATAGGCCCATGTGACGTCGGGACACATATGTCCCATGGGTTTCGTCTGTCGTTAACAGACCAAAAACACAACGGGCTGGAAGTGGCCTAAATCTATAGTAGACCACTGACAGGCTGAATGTTAGACCTGGCCGAAAACGGCCCAATTCCATCACGGTCtttttatgggccgaaagtttcatcGGGCAATAAATGGGCCCAATGTAGCAGGAgctttaacaggccagaaacaCATCAGaccgtaattgggcccaaatacttagcggactaTTAACGGACCAAAAATGATCGGCTGCAATGATGAGAAATCTAAAATGGGCCAATGACAAGCTGATTTGACACTATTCCTATGTGCCTTAATTGCAAATGGACCGTTTGCAAGcaggtcgttaatgggccagcccattaaCTTTGAcagggccggcctttttaaccgaaatgggccactgttgggacATGCCACGTGTCACTTTTCATAGGCCCATGTCGTCCATTGGATGAATGACATGTGTCATGACAtcgagctgacacgtggttcctctagccaatgacaattttacacgtggaaaatccccattggtccgggctgttaacgggttattggatccaaactGGAACCCGGTAGCTTAAtgacgacccgttatggtggatgtcACCTGTCGATTACCCTTGACGAAATCAATTCCATGACGcgtcatttatcgtcatggaagtggacacttccgtgatgataatttgagtattgtcatggaacacttctatgacagcacaagtatgactatcttgattctgtcataaaatcgtcacggatgtacatgcatgacaaaaaacgtgacctactatgacaaacacgtatcatcacggaagtgtttttttgtagtgtataagCAGACGTGTGACACCCTCGACCAGAAGAAGAAAAATATCAGAATGTTTGACGGTGTTCTGGGCGATGGCGGTCGTTTCAGCGATCCCATGAGGTATGCACAGACACACCTAAGCTATCAGAGTGGACGATGACCTTTCATACGGGCGCTCCCGCTTGCATGGCTGGTCATATGGAACTCTGGCGGCCACAAAGAGCGCGAGGAAGGAGGTATTTCGCCCcccatctctctctcttttcttcttcttcttcctccaaatCTCTTCAAACCCTAGCAAAACTTTGCCGAATCTCCCTACTTGTTCGATTTCAGTTCGAATCCTTCTGTGTGACCGATCTACGGTATGTTTCTCCTCCGATCCCCAACTTATTTTTCATGAATCCACGTTCTACATGCCTAGCATTGCCGTCGTTGGCCGCCTCCTCCATTGGGGTGTCCGTAGTAACACTAGCCTCCATCTGCCTGTTGACTGCAATGGCGACGATCTCCTTCTTCTGCTCTGATGAGAGGCTGTCCCAAATGGCTTTGGATCTTGAGGAGGCCATGGCGGGCGTAGTGCCGAGAGGAGAAAGGGAGCGGAGGAGGTTGGATGCGGCTATGGTCAGGGCTAGAGTTTAAATGGCGGACAGATGGCACGGCAACCAATGACGTGGTTAATGGTGGGCGGCAAATGAATGAACGGGTGGTGCCGAAGCGGGTTCCTCGGCATCCGCACAAGTTTAATGTAGGTAGGCGGATGAACGAGTTGTCGTTTGAACATGGAGCAGTtgcatgcaccgggaagcggcgctctcgaccggcgcgccgcttcaatgtcgGAGCGacgtgagaggtcgcgtccgccctgAGCAGCACTGGAGTGGCGTTTACCGTTTCGGGCAAAAAAaggcgtgggcgagggagaggggttTAGGTGGGCCAGGTTTGTTGGACGCTTGCATGGCAGCGGTCCGAACGCCCGCAAAGCCCCCCTccacccccacccccccacccccccaccTCCTAGTGGGCGCGTGGGGCGCTGGCCAACATGCGAGTGTGCACCCACTCCCCTCCCGTGCGCCCCTCATGGGCCGGCCCATAAATGGGGTTGGGCGCCCTAgttttttattcctttttttatttgttcTTCTCCAAAACAATTAGGAATATAAAAAATGTTCAAAGTTTAAAGAAAACAACGAATTTTGGGAAAATGTTCCAGAAATCATAACATGTTCGtggttaaaaaaatgttcataatttcaaaaaaaaaagtctacgtattgaaaaaatgttcataaatttccGAAAAATGTTCGCTAATTCAAATTTGGATGAAATATTTTTGTACTTGATGATTTTATTTTTTCAAGAGCATCTCTTTTGAAAAATGGATGAACATTTTTTGCAAAAAaggtgaacaaaatttgaatttGATGTAAACTTTTCGATAAAAAGATGAGCAAATTTCcaatttgatgaacattttttgaatttgatgaataatttttaaatttgatgaacaaaatttgaattcaatgaacattttttgaatctaATGAACTacaaaatattcatgaatttaaCAAATGTTAGTGATTTCTTAAAATGTTTGTGATTTAAAAAAAGTTAATGAATTTAAAATATTTTTGCAAATTGAAAATACAAAGagtaaaaataaaaaggaaaaccagaaaagaaaataaaaaaccaAAATTAGAAAAGGAAAcataaaagaaaaacaaaaaactaaCAAGGAAGAAAAACCCAAAAGaataaaaatgaagaaaaacaaaaaaaggtTCTAGCAAGGTTCTAGAACCTTTCCTAAACCGGATTGGATGAAAGCCGAAAGAATGGGCTGGCCCATACAAAAAACCAGTGCATGGGTACACGCTACCTCGCTAGCACGTGGTACACGCCAAATAGGAATTCCCCTCCCTGATTTGTTTCCGGTTTGCGGGAAAAATGACGTCTGGATCGCTGAACAGATCGATATAAAACTTCACTGAATCTAAAAATATGTACGGACGCACGGCACAAACGATTGGGGGCGGTTTGAGGGTCGGGCGTTGGAACCCTAGTACTAGTAATTTTCTTTTCTTATTACCGAACAAACCCTCGTGAAAAAGAACCTTGTACTATGCTGTATCAGTGTAAGACACTAGCATCTGACCCGACAAAGGACGTGGAAATCAAATCCGAGTCGCACGTGGCCCCCCGAACCCGACCTGATTTGGAATTGGACGCCGCCTACCGATGGAAAGCATCAACATATAAATAGCAACGACATGCCATACAAAAAAAGTCGCACAAACAAGGCTCGACGACTGATCGACCAGACGAGACCCATCGATGGCAGGTGAAGCGATCACAGCGATGTCCGCTGAGGCGAAGCGAGCAGAATTCGAGTCTGGCATGGCGGCTGACCCGGGGAACGGCGAGCTGTGGCGCCGCTTCGTTAGGTTCGAGCTGGAGGAGGGCAGCGGAATCGAGGCCGCCCGCGCCGTCTACGAGCGACTTCTCGCTGCAATTCCCGATGGAGAGACATACATGTGGGACTGGTTCTGGAGGGAGCGCGAGTTCGGCGACGTCGACAGCCAGCGGCGCGCGCTTCAGAGGTGGGCGCGGTGGGCGCAGGCCCAAGGAGGCGGCTTCCTCAGGTCCAAGTCAGGCTGGCGTACTTACTTGAAGTTCGAGATCGACAACGGCGGTGGGGTGGAGCGCGTCCGGGCCGTCGGCGAGGCGCTCCTCGCGACCTTTCCCATGGATCCGCATGCGTACGTGATGTACATCAGGGCTCTGACCGCTCTGTCCCGGCACGTTGAAGCCCAAGCCCTGGCACGCCGTGGCGTCAAGGAGCTGTCCGCCTTCTATCGCGGGCATGATGAGTTCATTTGGAGGTTTATGGCTGTGTATCTGAAGAGGCTCAGGGAGAGGCGGAGCACCGCGTGGGACGAAAATATGTTCAACGATTAGCTGTTTTTTGTTGAGATATGTTGAATGATTAGTCTTTTTTTAGGGAACTCTTGAATGAGTAGCTGTTAtgagtatatatatatactatATGCACAAGTAGTAATAGATTGTCTCCGTGTTTACTGTTTGTCACTTTTTTTCTCCTTTGCAATCTCAATGTATCTCTATTGACAGACTGAAGCTAACGTAGTCAAGAGAACATTTTATTTTCCTCAACCTTTCACACCATGAAACATAACTCGATCTGATGCCATGGTTTGGTTGCCCATGTTTTGATCAATATTGGCAAGCAAACTTAACTCTTGAGTAATAAGCTGTATAATGAAAAATGATGTTGTACCTACTAGCTGCTCATTCCAGCAGAAGTTTTAGCAGCATTTTACCATATTTACGACATATAAGTTTCAACAACGATTAATCGGCAGGATAGCAAAGCAGAATTGACGCCACAATTGGTTTGCTACAAGGATCAGACTTCCATAAACAACCCATGGATCATGGATCCATGTCCAGAGTTGACTAGCACAATGTGTTGAAAACAAATGAAGTGTTTTTTTGGGGAATATTAGAGAACTGAGCGGCATTCTCGAAAGAGGTCATATGCTAGTGATATTTTTAGAGAATATTGAAAAAACAGTGGTACACCAGTACCAATGCATATGTGCAGCTGATGTAACATTTTTTCACCACACATATATAAGGAAGGAAAACAGTAATAGTGCATATGTGCAGCTGATGTACACAACAAGAGTTATTTACATGTATAGAGTATATCGCAACGCGGCCAGCAACTCTCCTGCAACATGTCATATGATATCTGTTACTACAATCTACAGCTATGACTTCTCGTAGATGATATCATAATGCCCTGGTCTATAAAGTAGTGTCACAGTAGGAACCGAGGAATCTGGTGACTCGTAGATGATGTGGATGTTAGGCTCCTCAATCGGTGAAACGTCAATGTTAACAACTCGAAGTGGCACCTGTAGGACATTGGTGAGCGCAGTGAGATTCACTTGTTGTGCATCTTCCTCCACTGGGAGAACCTCCTCCAGGCAGTACTGCAATTCAAAAACACATAAGGCGTCTGACAGTGAGGACTTCACATCATTTTTTTGACATACAATTCCAGTTTCTGGTATAAGTATTATGATGAAATTTTGCTCCTACTGTGCAGTTCCATCACACACACAAAGCATAACTAGCAGACAAGAAAGGCAATATCATTTGCTTCTAATAGACACATGACACTTTTTCTTTTGAGGGAATGGACACATGACACTCAATTATGCATAGAAGATTACTGCATCACCTAAAGGAAATACTCACCTTTGTTGCATCGGGCTTTCCTTGATCAAGGTCGGCTATGAATGCCTTAAACTGTTCAACCTCAGTGCATATCTCAATAGCTGTCACAAGTCGAAGATACAAAAGCACTAAAGACAACAAAAATAGTTGGAGTCAGAAAATTAGACTGAGTTGGCAAGAGAACTAAGAAAATTGGTGTATATTCTCACTGTTCGCAAACTTCTGCTCATTTTGGCTCTCCTGGAAAAGCCACTCCTGATAGGCACTGAACAAAATTTATAACATAAGTACGCAACACAGTTTATTGTTGAGAAAATGTTGATGCAAACCCACCTTACTGacagtttttgtttttgttccaTACATTCCAGTATAAAGCCCACAAAAGCCTGGACGAATTACAATATTATTAATTATTATATATAATTTAAGTGCACTTGGCGGTTCAAAACTAAAAATTTGGTGGATGAAACAATTCAGGAAGCCTTACATCACGAAGATCTGAATATGAACCGGGCAAACGAAGCCTTTGGAACTTCTCCCACATAGTTTCAAGTGCACCAAGTAAACGTAGCTCCTCCTCATGAGATACTTTCACAAGCTGCTCCTATAGACCCAAGGGACAAAATGTAAGCATCACCAAGCACCAAGAACTTTAAGGTGCAGAACTGGAAGAAATTTAGCAACAAGATACTAGTGTACCAGGTATGAGTATATGAACGATCTGTAAAAGCAACTCCCGTCTCCAGGTACTTTCCGATATTCAGAGTAATTAGCCGAAAGCTTCTGCAGAATCGCACACAATAGATGAGAATATATAGCAAACAAGTGAGGACACAAATCAAGTAGAAATATAACAGCTCACAAGTCATATTACTTTTGCCTTATCTTTCATAATTTCGTTTTCAAACTCATGCGGTAGAGATGATAAAGGTTCCTGCACCGAAACAAGATTTCAATTAGTAAAACCAATGTTATTTTCCCAAATTGACATCTCTAGCCTCAATGATAAAATTAGGGAATATCCTATTAAAGTTAACCTTTTGAAGAATTTTTTTGCAGCCATTTTGTGATGTCTGCAAAACCATAGAAAACTGAAGGTGCAGAGAGGTTAAGAAAGGAATGTTGAGGCATAGTTAATTAAACTAAGCATTTGAAAAGCAACCCTTACATCATCACAAGCCTCGTACTCGTTTCTCCAAGAAGCCCTCGCAGCATCACATGCCTCGTGACTCCAAAAAGGAGCTTCCAGAATCTGAAAACATAACAAACGCAAACTTTTAGTTTATTTAAAGAAGAGTTGTGAACAGTTTGCAGGATGCCTAGTTTCAATCCGAGTTAGGATTGTAGTCACTGTTTACATTTGCGGCCTTGGCTGTAGGAGACCCAACAATTTCATTAATAACACACAACTCGACAGATAGAAGTACACACATGTCAATATGGAATATACAGGGGTGCAGAAGCAAGACAaattttttaatttattttccACCTTATGCCTGAGAGAGGCGATCATGTGGGACTTTAACAGCCCCAAGATTTTACAAGCCTTGAAGTTGCACCAAAGAAGACTGACCATGTAAATGAAGAAGCAACATTGACATCCCCAATGGACTAAGCAAGAAATTACAGAAACCACCAAGAGTAGCTGAACTTATAATATCTGGTGTCGACTCACATTTCGTTTTGACATCTACAAGATGGCGAATTTTATATATGCCAACAAAAAATTTCACCTTATACCTGAAACTGAAAGAGCCAAGCATATAGGACTTCAAGAGCACTAAGTATTTCAAGCATAGAAGAGGGTTCACCAAGAAAGTAAGCAAACCATTGTAGAGTAGCTTATCTTATAACAGTATCTGTTATTGATTCAGATTTCGTGCTGGTGACCTAAGAGTCGACTGTAAACATCGGCTTTGTaaaaatgcaacaaaaaataagTAGCCATAGCATAACTGGGCAACACATGTAATATTTAACAAAGAAATTGGTGGTACAATTCATATTATTCATATGGTATAAAAATGTTGGTTAATAAATATCTAACATGTAAATATCAAGATTTGTGACAAATAAAATTCTCAGCTAGCGAGTCTAAGAAACCTTCACAGGTACATACTTTTCATAGGGCCGGGGAATTGCCCCCTTTTTGAAAAGAAAAAGGTGCAGACTATTCATGTTTCTGTTGCTGACTATCTATGCCAACGTTCTATTTCTCTGCACATGGCTAATTTACAATGCTAAAATTCATATAaagccgaaagataacatggacTGCTAAATGTGAAATCCATAAAAGGAAGTGACTATGAACAAATGCCATTTAGCATTAGTACAATTGCTACACTCTAAAGACGACCCGCGCTATGTACACTTCCAAGAAAAAGTATGCAAAGATAGAAGTCATGGGTTTGCTCGAGCAAAGCCAAAACTTTTCATCAATAACACAACTCCACACACAGAAGCACACTAATTTCAATAGGGAATTTTTTTGTGGGAAATTTCAATATGGAATATAAAGAGGTGCAGAAACAAGATATAAATATTAATTTATTTTCCAGCTTATGTCTGAAAGAGGCAATCATATAGGACTTTAACAGTGCTATGATTTTACAAGCCCTGCAGAAGACCGACCATGTAAATCATTGGCATCCCCAACAGAGTTAGCAAGAAAGTAGGGAAAGCGTAATATTTTCTATCAACTCTCACATTTCTTTTTGTTATCTAAGAGACAGTAGGTTGCATATCTGCAGGGTATTAGACAAGTATACGACGATGCAGAAAATCAAAATTGACGAATCTTTCTAAGCATGGACACCTACAAGAACCTAAATTCGTGAATCTTTCCAAGCCTGTGCACTGTTAAAATTGCAACCATAATCAAAGATTCAAACACACAAGTCCAAGATCAATCTTTCTTAGTCAAAGCATCCACAGAGATGATTCCCAAATCGAGAACGTACTAGGTTTCTTGCAAATTCCCAAATCAAGAACGCATTGGATTTCTTGCAATACCTGATTATACATCCACTCAGAGGGTGGATCCCTGTAGAGATCCCTGTAGTTGGAGGCGTCCAGAGAGCTGGAGGTCGAGGCGCCGCCGCACGTACGGTCGCTGCCGATCCAGCtgtccgaggaggaggaggaggacgctcCCATGGTGCTGCTCGACGGTCCCAAGAGGAAGGAAGCGGCGGCGGGGTTCTTGTACCTGTCTGTGGGCACATCGTCTTCATCAGATCCCGTGGCGGAGGACGAGGCGGAGCCCTCGTTGGCGACGACCGAGGTCCCCGGGGGTTGACCGGACGGGCGAGTGCTGAGAGGGGAGGCGGGCGCGGAGTAGCGGTCGTCGGATTCTTGAGGAGTCCTGGAGGGCTCAGCCCCAGCTCCGCCGCAATTGGGATCGTCGGCGTCGGGAGAGCCGCCGGAGCCGGCCATTCTATGCGGTTGGGGGAGGCGGGAAACGGAAAGGGCAAGGGGACGGGAAGGTAGGGGAACGGGAAGACAGCGCGAGATTTTGTGAGGGTGGCAAGGGGAGGCCCTATATGACGCTCTCAGCGTCCGAACGCACCAACGGCTGCGCCGGCCCATTTACAAAGGACTGTACCAACCGGGTTTGTAGAAACGATTCACTGTAGCCGCCTGCACGCTTATTGTACCAGCggttttccaaaaaaaatcgttCGTTTTCTTGAAGTATCATCGAAATTTCTTATTCGATTTTTTATGAAAAAATAAAATCAGCTTTAGGAAAAATGATAACATTTCGAAAATGTCAACTTTTTTTAAGAGACGGAGAATTCTTGAAAGCacaaacaatttttgaaattctcgaacatttttcaaaaaatgaGATCATTTTTTTAATGAAACCAATTTTTGAAATTCCGAACAATGTTTTAAAAGtaagaacattttttaaaattctcAAACATTTTTCGAAAACATGAATATATTTTTAACTTGTGAAAAAATAATGGAAAacggaacattttttgaaaaacagCATCTCTTCACCGTCACTTCGTCAAGCTAATGTCAACCATGTCGCATCATCACCTT
This sequence is a window from Aegilops tauschii subsp. strangulata cultivar AL8/78 chromosome 7, Aet v6.0, whole genome shotgun sequence. Protein-coding genes within it:
- the LOC109734942 gene encoding uncharacterized protein, translating into MGRRSRWCVRTLRASYRASPCHPHKISRCLPVPLPSRPLALSVSRLPQPHRMAGSGGSPDADDPNCGGAGAEPSRTPQESDDRYSAPASPLSTRPSGQPPGTSVVANEGSASSSATGSDEDDVPTDRYKNPAAASFLLGPSSSTMGASSSSSSDSWIGSDRTCGGASTSSSLDASNYRDLYRDPPSEWMYNQILEAPFWSHEACDAARASWRNEYEACDDFSMVLQTSQNGCKKILQKEPLSSLPHEFENEIMKDKAKKLSANYSEYRKVPGDGSCFYRSFIYSYLEQLVKVSHEEELRLLGALETMWEKFQRLRLPGSYSDLRDAFVGFILECMEQKQKLSVSAYQEWLFQESQNEQKFANMLLYLRLVTAIEICTEVEQFKAFIADLDQGKPDATKYCLEEVLPVEEDAQQVNLTALTNVLQVPLRVVNIDVSPIEEPNIHIIYESPDSSVPTVTLLYRPGHYDIIYEKS